The sequence GAGCTGATCGCCAACTACACCGCCTTCCAGGACGTGCGCCGCCGCGTCGGCAACTAGTACCCATAAAGGACAAGAGCATGAGCGACAACAGCCTGCGTCTGGTGTGGGTCTACCCGGACCTGCTGAGCACCTACGGAGACCAGGGCAACGCCCTCGTGGTGGAACGCCGGGCGCGCCAGCGCGGCCTGGACGTGCAGCGCGTGGACGTGCGCAGCGACCAGCCGATCCCCACCTCGGGCGACATCTACCTGATCGGCGGGGGCGAGGACCGGCCGCAGCGGCTGGCCGCGGAGCGCCTGCTGCGTGACGGCGGTCTGGAGCGCGCCGTCTCCAACGGCGCGATCGTCTTCTCCGTCTGCGCCGGGTACCAGATCCTCGGCAAGGAATTCGTCAACGACCAGGGACAGCGCCAGGAGGGCCTCGGCCTGCTGGACGTGGTCACGGTGCGCGGTGAGGGCGAGCGGTGCGTCGGCGACGTCCTCGCGGACATCGACCCGCGCCTGAACCTGCCGCAGCTGACGGGCTTCGAGAACCACCAGGGCGTGACCCACCTCGGCCCGACGGCCAAGCCGTTCGCCCGGGTGAGCATGGGCCGTGGCAACGGCACCGGTGACGGCACCGAAGGCGCGTACAACGACACGGTGTTCGGCACGTACATGCACGGTCCCGTGATGGCCCGCAACCCGCAGATCGCGGACCTGCTGCTGAAGCTGGCCCTCGATGTGAACGCGCTGCCGGCCATAGACGACCGGTGGTACGAGGCGCTGCGCGCGGAGCGCATCGCCACCGCGACGCAGCCCGCGTAGCAGCCCGTTCAGCGCCCTGTCGAGCGCTCATCGGGGCGGCCTCCTCATCATGTGTTCGGCCCGGTTTTCCCTAGGGGGAACCGGGCCGACGTCGTTTCGTACGACGAGTGCGACCAGCATGTGGAGGATGGTTCAGTCCACCTCTCCACCGCTTGTAGGGTGGCCGTAGTTCCAACCGGACGACGTGGTCCGGTCGTCGGCCCACGTTGCAAAGGTCCGTTCCTGCCATGCGCATAGGTGTGCTCACTTCCGGTGGCGACTGCCCCGGTCTCAACGCCGTCATCCGCTCCGTCGTGCACCGCGCCGTGGTCGACCACGGCGATGAGGTGATCGGCTTCCTCGACGGCTGGAAGGGCCTGCTGGAGGCGGACTACCGCAAGCTCGACCTCGACGCCGTCGGCGGCATCCTCGCCCGCGGCGGCACCATCCTCGGCTCCTCCCGGGTCCAGCCCGCGCACCTGCGCGACGGTGTGGAGCGCGCCCGCGGCCACGTCGCGGACCTCGGCCTCGACGCGATCATCCCGATCGGCGGCGAGGGCACCCTGAAGGCCGCGCACCTGCTCTCCGAGGCCGGCCTGCCGATCGTCGGGGTCCCGAAGACCATCGACAACGACATCGCCTCCACCGACGTCACCTTCGGCTTCGACACCGCCGTCGGGGTCGCCACGGAGGCGCTCGACCGGCTGAAGACCACCGCCGAGTCCCACCAGCGCGTGATGGTCGTGGAGGTCATGGGCCGCCACACCGGCTGGATCGCCCTGCACTCCGGCATGGCGGCCGGCGCGCACGCGATCGTCGTCCCGGAGCGCCCCTTCGACATCGACGAGCTGACGGAGATCGTCGGCGAGCGGTTCTCCGCGGGCAAGCGGTTCGCGATCGTCGTGGTGGCCGAGGGTGCCAAGCCCAAGCCCGGCTCGATGGACTTCGAGGAGCGCGGCAAGGACATCTACGGCCACGAGCGGTTCGCCGGCATCGGCAACCGGCTCGCCGTGGAGCTGGAGAACCGCCTGGGCA comes from Streptomyces virginiae and encodes:
- a CDS encoding type 1 glutamine amidotransferase — encoded protein: MSDNSLRLVWVYPDLLSTYGDQGNALVVERRARQRGLDVQRVDVRSDQPIPTSGDIYLIGGGEDRPQRLAAERLLRDGGLERAVSNGAIVFSVCAGYQILGKEFVNDQGQRQEGLGLLDVVTVRGEGERCVGDVLADIDPRLNLPQLTGFENHQGVTHLGPTAKPFARVSMGRGNGTGDGTEGAYNDTVFGTYMHGPVMARNPQIADLLLKLALDVNALPAIDDRWYEALRAERIATATQPA
- a CDS encoding 6-phosphofructokinase, whose product is MRIGVLTSGGDCPGLNAVIRSVVHRAVVDHGDEVIGFLDGWKGLLEADYRKLDLDAVGGILARGGTILGSSRVQPAHLRDGVERARGHVADLGLDAIIPIGGEGTLKAAHLLSEAGLPIVGVPKTIDNDIASTDVTFGFDTAVGVATEALDRLKTTAESHQRVMVVEVMGRHTGWIALHSGMAAGAHAIVVPERPFDIDELTEIVGERFSAGKRFAIVVVAEGAKPKPGSMDFEERGKDIYGHERFAGIGNRLAVELENRLGKEARPVILGHVQRGGTPTAYDRVLATRFGWHAVEAAHRGEFGMLTALRGTDIVMVPLSEATSTLKTVPAERYDEAQTVL